One segment of Radiobacillus kanasensis DNA contains the following:
- the moaA gene encoding GTP 3',8-cyclase MoaA, which produces MVKDRMILDQFSRQLQDLRISVTDRCNFRCSYCMPKEIFGRDYNFMPKEQLLSFEEIERLAYLFVKMGVKKIRITGGEPLLRTNVVDLIRRLHAIDGLKDIGLTTNGVHLNKFAEPLLKAGLRRVNVSLDALDEELFKSINDSGVPPSFIIKGMKKAKDLGMEVKVNMVVRKGMNDQEILPMAKYFKELGITLRFIEFMDVGSTNGWNYEQVVTKKEIHQLLSRHFELEPVDPSYVGEVAKRYRYKGTETEVGYITSVSESFCSSCTRARIAADGKFYTCLFANTGFDLRELVRSDLTDIQLEEKVRAIWTGRDDRYSDIRTEETAKNRKRIEMSYIGG; this is translated from the coding sequence ATGGTGAAGGATCGAATGATATTGGATCAGTTTTCAAGACAATTGCAGGATCTTCGTATTTCCGTAACCGATCGATGCAATTTTCGGTGCAGCTACTGTATGCCGAAGGAGATCTTCGGAAGAGATTATAACTTTATGCCAAAAGAGCAGCTCCTCTCTTTTGAAGAGATAGAGAGACTCGCTTATCTATTTGTGAAAATGGGAGTAAAAAAGATAAGAATTACAGGCGGAGAGCCGTTGTTAAGAACGAACGTAGTAGATTTAATCAGAAGACTTCATGCTATTGATGGACTAAAGGATATCGGTTTAACGACAAATGGTGTTCATTTAAATAAATTTGCAGAACCTTTATTGAAAGCAGGCTTACGACGAGTAAATGTGAGTTTAGATGCATTAGATGAGGAGCTTTTCAAATCGATTAATGATAGTGGTGTCCCACCTAGCTTTATTATAAAGGGAATGAAAAAAGCGAAGGACCTTGGAATGGAAGTGAAAGTAAATATGGTTGTTCGTAAAGGAATGAACGACCAGGAAATCTTACCAATGGCCAAATACTTTAAAGAACTAGGAATAACGCTTCGATTCATAGAGTTTATGGATGTTGGTTCTACCAATGGTTGGAATTATGAACAGGTGGTTACGAAAAAAGAGATTCATCAATTGTTAAGTAGGCACTTTGAATTAGAACCCGTTGATCCAAGCTATGTTGGAGAGGTTGCTAAAAGGTACCGTTATAAAGGAACGGAAACAGAGGTTGGCTACATTACGTCTGTGTCAGAATCGTTCTGTTCTAGCTGCACTCGGGCAAGAATTGCCGCAGATGGTAAATTCTATACGTGTTTATTTGCGAATACGGGCTTTGACTTAAGAGAACTTGTTCGTTCCGATTTAACAGATATCCAATTGGAGGAAAAGGTTAGAGCTATCTGGACAGGGAGAGATGATCGATACTCAGATATCCGCACAGAAGAGACGGCCAAAAACCGTAAAAGGATTGAGATGTCTTATATAGGTGGATAG
- a CDS encoding tubby C-terminal domain-like protein, producing the protein MGRLLTLFVVGTIGLLLRFLIKGEFELDQLLLLFLFPVASVVILLIKNNQIKKDAQFQPNGDAYDIQTRMAERFSTSKKVATKGDTILGNYHRFHKKGWHKLLTNIMDSPGKFYINFEFNFPSRFKFVEVKEHAIIGNSKWEVYEDDRLTGTIETDYSVKNATNLKEKLILQYGEDTYIFHSFGVGSETKVEHDQLEVARGTRKKGAVYGLTVTEAYKDHESLLFAVFILFNYVFEQ; encoded by the coding sequence ATGGGAAGGCTTTTAACATTATTTGTCGTAGGTACTATCGGACTTTTACTTCGTTTCCTAATCAAGGGAGAGTTTGAACTTGATCAACTTCTTCTATTGTTCCTGTTTCCGGTCGCTTCCGTCGTGATTCTGTTGATAAAAAACAATCAAATTAAAAAGGATGCACAGTTTCAACCAAATGGAGACGCCTATGATATACAAACGAGGATGGCGGAACGTTTTAGCACCTCGAAAAAGGTTGCTACAAAAGGAGATACTATTCTTGGAAACTATCATCGTTTTCACAAAAAGGGATGGCACAAACTGTTAACAAATATCATGGATAGCCCAGGGAAGTTTTACATAAATTTCGAATTCAACTTCCCATCAAGATTTAAGTTTGTTGAAGTAAAAGAACATGCCATTATAGGGAATTCCAAATGGGAAGTATATGAAGATGACAGGTTGACTGGAACTATTGAAACGGACTATAGTGTGAAAAATGCAACTAATTTAAAAGAAAAGCTGATACTACAGTACGGAGAAGATACATATATCTTTCATTCCTTTGGAGTAGGATCCGAAACAAAAGTGGAGCATGATCAACTAGAGGTAGCAAGGGGAACACGAAAAAAAGGAGCTGTCTATGGACTTACTGTAACAGAAGCTTATAAAGATCATGAGAGTCTCTTATTCGCCGTATTTATCCTTTTCAATTATGTATTCGAACAATAG
- the motB gene encoding flagellar motor protein MotB, with translation MSKRGKKHKHEDHVDESWLLPYSDLLTLLVALFIVLYAMSEVDAKKFEALSEVFNEEFTSGTGIMENPSPVPEPDAKSLEEPEEKKEETSKEKDEKSLEEQMKERDKQELKELQAKINAYIKGKDLTAQLETSLTDEGLLVTIRDNVLFASGKADVREQDLQIAEEISQLLVINPPRNIIISGHTDNVPIRNSEFSSNWELSVMRAVNFMKILLENDQLDPQWFSAKGFGEFEPIASNDSDEGRSRNRRVEILILPRN, from the coding sequence ATGAGTAAGAGGGGCAAAAAACATAAACATGAAGATCATGTGGATGAGTCCTGGCTTCTTCCTTATTCGGACCTTCTAACCCTTTTAGTTGCGTTATTTATTGTCCTATATGCGATGAGTGAAGTAGATGCCAAAAAATTTGAAGCATTATCGGAAGTATTCAATGAAGAGTTCACGAGCGGTACAGGAATAATGGAAAATCCAAGTCCTGTGCCCGAACCTGATGCGAAGTCTCTAGAAGAACCTGAAGAAAAAAAGGAAGAGACAAGTAAAGAAAAAGATGAGAAGTCACTAGAAGAGCAGATGAAAGAAAGGGACAAGCAGGAGCTAAAGGAATTACAAGCCAAAATTAATGCCTACATCAAAGGGAAAGATTTAACTGCACAGTTAGAAACTTCTTTAACGGATGAAGGACTATTGGTAACGATTCGAGACAACGTTCTTTTTGCTTCTGGAAAGGCAGATGTTAGAGAGCAAGATTTACAAATTGCCGAAGAAATATCACAGCTTCTTGTGATCAATCCACCTAGAAATATTATCATAAGTGGACATACGGACAACGTTCCAATACGTAATTCGGAGTTTTCTTCAAACTGGGAACTTAGTGTAATGCGTGCTGTTAACTTTATGAAAATCCTCTTAGAAAATGATCAGTTAGATCCACAATGGTTTAGTGCTAAAGGGTTTGGAGAGTTTGAACCAATTGCTTCTAATGACTCTGATGAGGGAAGAAGTAGAAACCGTAGAGTTGAAATATTGATACTGCCGAGAAACTAA
- the moaD gene encoding molybdopterin converting factor subunit 1: MIEVLLFAHLRDGVGTAKLEINTESLTVEQLKDKLVHDFGLPDLDRVMVAINEEYASNQDQIKNGDTVALIPHVSGG, from the coding sequence ATGATTGAAGTGTTGTTATTTGCCCATTTACGAGATGGAGTAGGAACGGCAAAGTTAGAAATCAATACGGAATCTTTGACGGTTGAGCAGCTGAAAGATAAGTTAGTTCATGACTTTGGATTACCTGATCTAGATCGAGTTATGGTTGCTATTAATGAAGAATATGCTAGCAATCAAGATCAAATTAAAAATGGAGATACGGTTGCACTCATTCCACATGTAAGTGGTGGTTAA
- a CDS encoding molybdopterin molybdotransferase MoeA, protein MLDRRKPIPVTDALDRVLQVAAPGEIEQVSLDMSLNRTLGDDIVATHDVPLFDRSPYDGFAIIAKDTEGASREIPTKLQVVGHIGAGSLYSKTLQHGQAVRIMTGAQLPAGSDAIVMLELVKESEENGDSFIHLNREFKSGTNISYQGEDTKKGTPLLKKGEQITPGTMAILATFGYQKVPVTRQPKVGILATGSELVEVHEPLQAGKIRNSNAYMLMGQVKSSGAIPLYLGQLEDDLEQCFKKVKESLEQVDILITTGGVSVGDYDHMPEIYNKLGARVLFNKVAMRPGSVTTVAEYEDKLLFGLSGNPSACFVGFELFTKPAIHTFLQKNEITSDQTPAILGNDFPKPNPFNRYIRAECFLENGQWIATPLGLDKSSAVISLARTNCLIELPGGTRGFQKGDSIQIIRLQNS, encoded by the coding sequence ATGTTAGATAGAAGGAAGCCTATACCCGTTACAGATGCATTAGATCGTGTTTTGCAGGTCGCAGCCCCTGGAGAGATAGAACAAGTATCTTTAGACATGTCCCTGAACAGAACGTTAGGGGATGATATAGTTGCAACACACGATGTTCCATTGTTTGATCGATCTCCTTATGATGGTTTCGCTATTATCGCAAAGGATACAGAAGGTGCCTCTCGTGAAATTCCAACTAAGCTACAAGTCGTTGGCCATATAGGTGCTGGAAGCCTTTATTCCAAAACACTACAGCATGGACAAGCAGTACGAATCATGACAGGTGCGCAGCTTCCAGCAGGAAGTGACGCGATTGTCATGCTAGAACTTGTAAAGGAATCTGAAGAGAATGGAGATTCCTTTATCCATCTTAATAGAGAATTTAAATCTGGTACGAATATCTCTTACCAAGGAGAAGATACAAAAAAGGGAACTCCGTTATTAAAGAAAGGGGAACAAATTACGCCAGGAACGATGGCTATTTTAGCCACCTTTGGATATCAGAAGGTACCCGTTACTAGACAGCCAAAGGTTGGAATTTTGGCAACAGGAAGTGAGCTTGTTGAAGTGCATGAACCGCTCCAAGCAGGGAAAATTCGAAACAGCAATGCATACATGCTAATGGGACAGGTAAAAAGCTCAGGAGCCATTCCTCTCTATTTAGGACAGTTAGAAGATGATTTGGAACAGTGTTTTAAAAAAGTAAAGGAATCATTGGAACAAGTGGATATCTTAATCACGACAGGCGGTGTTTCTGTTGGGGATTATGATCACATGCCGGAAATCTACAATAAACTTGGGGCTCGTGTTCTGTTCAATAAAGTAGCGATGCGACCAGGGAGTGTGACTACTGTTGCCGAATACGAAGACAAGCTCTTATTCGGACTTTCAGGAAATCCTTCAGCATGTTTCGTAGGGTTTGAATTATTTACTAAGCCAGCTATACACACATTTTTGCAAAAGAATGAGATAACATCCGATCAAACACCAGCGATATTAGGGAATGATTTCCCTAAGCCCAATCCATTCAATCGTTATATTCGGGCGGAATGCTTTTTGGAAAATGGACAATGGATTGCAACCCCACTTGGGCTGGATAAATCGAGTGCTGTGATTTCGCTTGCCCGCACGAATTGTCTTATCGAGCTTCCAGGTGGAACGAGAGGCTTCCAAAAAGGCGATAGTATTCAGATTATTAGGTTGCAAAATAGTTAG
- a CDS encoding coiled-coil domain-containing protein — MLKKKLIILNLSIAVGLASTIAIPNVQAETSRETQIQQERSQIQAKISEAEKVIAEADKELKELNEQVERVDQAIKDNQQKIEDTKKKIETTKAEIAKLEEEIVALEKSIEKRLDILKERAQSFQQSGGEISYLEVIFGSKSFNDFVNRVFAVNTIVQADEDLLNDLEEDKAAVKEKQDSVKKKLEDLNSMMTELEGMQAQILEQKEQNEALKQDLLDQQEKNEALKAALERKDANLASELESFQASKSPLVKAYSTSANFSNVSASGSAATVINAGRKYIGNSVYDFGGGRTASDIANGRFDCSGFVSYAFSQAGISVPASTSSLVGVGRAVSPSAMKPGDMVFFNTYKTNGHVGIYVGGGRFIGSQSSTGVAIANMSSGYWANHFSGVVRRVLN, encoded by the coding sequence GTGCTAAAGAAAAAGCTTATTATTCTTAACTTAAGTATTGCAGTTGGATTAGCAAGTACGATCGCTATCCCAAATGTACAAGCAGAGACGAGCAGAGAAACTCAAATACAACAAGAACGTTCTCAGATTCAAGCGAAGATTTCTGAAGCGGAAAAAGTTATTGCAGAAGCGGATAAAGAACTAAAAGAGCTAAACGAGCAAGTGGAACGTGTCGACCAAGCTATCAAAGATAACCAACAAAAAATTGAGGATACAAAAAAGAAAATAGAAACGACAAAAGCAGAAATTGCGAAATTAGAGGAAGAGATTGTTGCTTTAGAAAAAAGCATTGAAAAACGTCTTGATATTTTGAAAGAGCGTGCACAATCTTTTCAACAAAGTGGTGGCGAAATCAGCTACTTAGAAGTAATCTTTGGATCGAAAAGCTTCAATGATTTTGTAAATCGTGTATTCGCTGTAAACACCATCGTTCAAGCGGATGAAGACTTGTTAAATGATCTAGAAGAAGATAAAGCTGCTGTGAAAGAAAAACAAGATTCTGTTAAGAAGAAACTAGAAGATTTGAATAGCATGATGACGGAGTTAGAAGGAATGCAGGCTCAAATTCTAGAGCAAAAAGAACAAAATGAAGCATTGAAACAAGACCTTCTTGATCAACAAGAGAAAAATGAAGCGTTGAAAGCAGCTCTTGAGCGTAAAGATGCGAATTTAGCAAGTGAATTGGAGTCATTCCAAGCAAGTAAATCTCCACTTGTTAAGGCATATAGTACATCAGCAAATTTTTCTAATGTTTCTGCGAGCGGATCAGCTGCTACTGTAATCAATGCAGGTAGAAAGTATATTGGTAATTCTGTCTACGACTTCGGTGGAGGAAGAACTGCTAGCGATATTGCTAACGGTCGATTCGATTGTTCAGGGTTTGTATCATACGCATTCTCTCAAGCAGGAATCAGTGTACCAGCAAGTACTTCATCTCTAGTTGGAGTTGGACGTGCTGTTTCTCCAAGCGCTATGAAACCAGGAGATATGGTATTCTTCAATACGTATAAAACAAATGGACATGTTGGAATTTACGTTGGTGGAGGAAGGTTTATCGGTTCTCAAAGCTCCACTGGTGTAGCTATTGCAAATATGTCTAGTGGGTACTGGGCTAATCATTTCAGCGGTGTTGTAAGAAGAGTATTAAATTAA
- a CDS encoding molybdenum cofactor biosynthesis protein MoaE, whose translation MKRFEIVEAPIDVQQVIDKVSSREAGAITTFIGTVREWTKGKRTVYLEYQAYVPMAEKKLAQIGTEIEEKWDKAKVAISHRIGHLDISDIAVVIAVSSPHRKAAYEANEYAIERIKEMVPIWKKENWDNGESWIGDQRENTSYPTGRPEGEK comes from the coding sequence ATGAAACGATTTGAAATTGTGGAAGCTCCTATCGATGTCCAACAAGTAATTGACAAGGTATCTAGTAGAGAAGCGGGAGCTATAACGACGTTTATCGGTACGGTAAGAGAATGGACGAAGGGAAAGCGAACCGTTTATTTGGAGTACCAGGCTTATGTGCCAATGGCCGAAAAAAAGCTCGCACAGATAGGAACGGAAATTGAAGAGAAATGGGACAAAGCGAAGGTAGCTATTAGTCATCGTATTGGACATTTAGACATTTCAGATATCGCAGTAGTCATTGCGGTCTCATCACCGCATCGTAAAGCGGCTTATGAGGCAAATGAATATGCTATTGAACGAATAAAAGAGATGGTTCCAATTTGGAAGAAAGAAAATTGGGATAACGGAGAATCCTGGATCGGGGATCAGAGAGAGAACACTTCTTACCCGACCGGAAGACCGGAGGGAGAGAAATAA
- the modA gene encoding molybdate ABC transporter substrate-binding protein: MQNRLLAFLALLLIAGCQSDKREITLTVSTASSMEESFREIEGLFEDEYPDIDITYNFGGTGTLRKQVEQGAPVDLFVSASEKDTNILINKKLVEESINFLSNQIVVIVPSNSSFTQFEDLLRDGKKLAIGTPSFVPAGMYAKEALEQLGLWQKVESSLVPTKDVRAALTLVENSGVDGGFVYDSDAVQSKKVNVIHRIDPEKHSPILYSVSILKESEHKDEAKLFYEFIQNESSQQIFEEDGFSEVGG; the protein is encoded by the coding sequence TTGCAAAACCGTTTATTAGCTTTCCTTGCGCTACTATTGATAGCAGGCTGTCAATCTGATAAAAGGGAAATTACATTGACTGTATCTACTGCATCGAGTATGGAAGAAAGCTTTAGGGAGATAGAAGGGCTATTTGAAGACGAATATCCCGACATTGATATTACGTACAACTTTGGAGGAACAGGAACGCTAAGAAAGCAAGTTGAACAAGGAGCTCCAGTAGATCTTTTTGTATCTGCAAGTGAAAAAGACACGAATATACTTATAAATAAGAAATTAGTAGAGGAATCTATTAATTTTTTATCTAATCAAATTGTTGTGATAGTCCCTTCAAATAGTAGCTTCACTCAATTTGAAGACTTACTTCGGGATGGGAAAAAACTGGCGATCGGTACACCTTCATTTGTGCCAGCAGGCATGTATGCAAAAGAAGCACTAGAACAGCTTGGTCTTTGGCAAAAGGTAGAGTCTTCGCTTGTTCCAACTAAAGATGTACGAGCAGCTTTGACACTTGTAGAAAATAGTGGAGTAGATGGTGGATTCGTTTATGATAGTGATGCGGTTCAATCCAAAAAGGTAAATGTGATACACCGTATCGATCCGGAAAAGCACTCCCCGATTTTGTACTCTGTTTCTATTTTGAAGGAGTCAGAACATAAAGATGAAGCGAAGTTATTTTATGAATTTATTCAAAACGAAAGCAGTCAACAAATCTTTGAAGAAGATGGGTTTTCCGAAGTAGGGGGGTAA
- a CDS encoding ThiF family adenylyltransferase — protein sequence MNERYSRQELFRPIGEAGQLSILRSHVLILGAGALGSANAEMLARAGIGRLTIVDRDYVEESNLQRQQLYSEEDVREKLPKAIAAKNRLEQVNSDVSIEAVVTDGNAENLDIFCQKADMILDATDNFDIRFILNDLAHKHKKPFIFGACVASTGMSYTILPGETPCLQCLVSSTPIVGATCDTGGIISPAVQMIAAHQTTEILKWLVGDRDSLRQKLILFDLWSNMNQAIKVEKAKKKNCRTCGNHPDYPFLSYDASLKTESLCGRNAVQLRTSTKTTNLPLLARKLEEIGPVHQNPFLVSVEYKDFRFVFFADGRTLVHGTNQVEMAKSVYHQLIG from the coding sequence ATGAATGAACGATACTCCCGACAGGAATTGTTTCGTCCGATTGGGGAAGCGGGCCAATTGAGCATACTACGAAGTCATGTATTGATCCTAGGAGCGGGTGCACTAGGATCTGCGAATGCAGAAATGCTAGCAAGAGCGGGAATTGGCAGACTAACGATTGTGGATCGTGACTATGTAGAAGAAAGTAACCTTCAACGACAACAACTGTATAGTGAAGAGGATGTGCGAGAAAAGCTTCCTAAAGCAATTGCCGCCAAAAACCGGTTAGAGCAGGTTAACTCAGATGTATCGATTGAAGCGGTCGTAACTGATGGAAATGCTGAAAACCTTGATATTTTTTGTCAGAAAGCAGACATGATTTTAGATGCAACGGATAATTTTGATATTCGCTTTATTCTTAATGATTTGGCCCACAAGCATAAGAAGCCTTTTATTTTTGGGGCGTGTGTCGCGAGTACGGGGATGAGTTATACCATTTTACCGGGGGAGACTCCTTGTCTGCAATGCCTTGTTTCTTCGACTCCTATAGTGGGAGCAACCTGTGATACAGGAGGTATTATTTCCCCTGCCGTGCAGATGATTGCAGCTCATCAAACGACAGAAATTTTAAAATGGCTAGTCGGTGATCGAGATTCCCTTCGCCAAAAGCTGATATTGTTTGATTTATGGTCCAATATGAACCAAGCAATAAAAGTAGAGAAAGCAAAAAAGAAAAATTGTCGTACATGTGGCAATCACCCGGACTATCCGTTTCTTTCCTATGATGCATCCTTAAAAACGGAGTCTTTGTGTGGTCGAAATGCAGTTCAGCTTAGAACCTCTACAAAAACAACGAATCTACCACTATTAGCGAGGAAACTGGAGGAAATAGGCCCTGTTCATCAAAATCCTTTTCTCGTTTCTGTTGAATATAAGGATTTTCGATTTGTTTTTTTTGCAGATGGACGAACCTTGGTACACGGAACCAATCAGGTGGAAATGGCTAAGTCGGTTTATCACCAATTGATTGGATAG
- the modB gene encoding molybdate ABC transporter permease subunit yields the protein MTFSWFPVQLSLLVSGVAAVLTFIIAVPIAFRASYQNKQSHVFLDTLFLLPLVLPPSVVGFFLIVLFGNNGPIGSIMEKFDAETILFTPLAAILAASVVAFPLMLQSAKAGFSGVDRDIVGAAKIDGGSNRAIFFFVCLPLAYRSLITGLILTYTRALGEFGATLMVAGNIPGKTQTIPTAIYTAIESGDVKLAWIYVLFNVGLALLFLTIIHRLGPKE from the coding sequence ATGACATTCTCTTGGTTCCCAGTCCAACTGTCCCTTTTAGTGTCAGGGGTGGCTGCGGTTCTTACATTTATTATTGCTGTACCAATTGCATTCAGAGCCAGTTATCAGAATAAACAAAGCCATGTTTTTTTGGATACCCTTTTTCTATTACCACTGGTTTTACCACCGTCTGTCGTAGGCTTCTTTCTTATCGTTTTGTTTGGAAACAACGGACCAATTGGAAGTATCATGGAAAAGTTTGATGCGGAGACTATATTGTTTACACCACTAGCTGCCATTCTAGCAGCTAGTGTCGTAGCTTTTCCACTTATGCTGCAATCAGCTAAGGCAGGTTTTTCGGGTGTCGATCGTGATATTGTCGGGGCCGCGAAAATAGACGGAGGCTCTAACAGGGCTATCTTCTTCTTTGTCTGCTTACCTTTGGCTTACCGCTCCCTTATCACAGGTCTCATTCTGACCTATACACGGGCACTAGGAGAGTTTGGTGCAACCTTGATGGTTGCTGGAAACATTCCAGGTAAAACACAGACCATACCCACAGCTATCTATACAGCTATTGAGTCAGGAGATGTAAAACTGGCCTGGATATATGTCTTGTTCAATGTTGGATTAGCGTTGTTGTTTTTAACTATCATTCACCGTCTAGGTCCAAAAGAATAA
- the motA gene encoding flagellar motor stator protein MotA, which yields MDLASLIGLLLGLIAVGVGMVFKGVSPEVLINPAALLIIILGTIASVMIAFPMSELKRVPKLLGILFKNQKLSDPIVLIQQFSEWAQLSRKEGLLALEAKTAEVDDEFLKNGLTLAIDGQNADYIRDVLSEEIDAMEERHQAGAAIFTQAGTYAPTLGVLGAVIGLIAALGHMDDQEGLGHAISAAFVATLLGIFTGYVLWHPFANKLKRKSKQEAQLKYMMIEGVLSIMEGESPKVIEQKLASYLPTGERKKISEGSGVTPDE from the coding sequence ATGGATTTAGCTTCATTAATTGGTTTATTACTAGGGTTAATTGCTGTTGGAGTGGGGATGGTCTTTAAGGGAGTATCACCAGAGGTTCTTATCAATCCGGCAGCCCTTTTAATCATTATTTTGGGAACGATAGCTTCCGTTATGATTGCCTTTCCGATGAGTGAGTTAAAAAGAGTACCAAAGTTATTAGGTATCCTTTTTAAGAATCAGAAACTTTCAGACCCTATTGTTCTTATTCAACAATTTTCGGAATGGGCGCAGCTCTCACGAAAAGAAGGGTTACTAGCACTTGAGGCGAAAACCGCTGAAGTAGATGATGAGTTTTTAAAGAACGGATTAACATTGGCTATAGATGGACAAAATGCCGATTATATTCGTGATGTATTATCAGAAGAAATAGATGCAATGGAAGAAAGACACCAGGCAGGTGCTGCTATCTTTACACAAGCCGGAACATACGCACCGACGCTTGGGGTTTTAGGAGCCGTTATCGGTCTGATTGCAGCTTTAGGTCATATGGATGATCAGGAAGGGCTTGGTCACGCTATTAGTGCTGCGTTTGTTGCTACTTTACTCGGTATCTTTACAGGATATGTATTATGGCACCCATTTGCAAATAAGTTAAAGCGTAAATCGAAGCAAGAAGCTCAGCTGAAATATATGATGATTGAAGGAGTTCTGTCCATTATGGAAGGAGAGTCTCCTAAAGTTATCGAACAGAAGCTTGCATCTTATTTACCGACTGGTGAACGTAAGAAAATTTCCGAGGGAAGTGGAGTGACTCCGGATGAGTAA
- a CDS encoding MogA/MoaB family molybdenum cofactor biosynthesis protein, with protein sequence MLEDHKQKADKDITYMIITVSDTRTKATDKSGQLIHTTLEEEGFTLGKFEIVVDEKEDIQQAIKDGVNDAHMDAIIINGGTGIANRDVTIESVQPLFDKEIPGFGELFRYLSYKYDIGPAAMLSRATAGTIRSTVLFAMPGSSKAVELAMKKLIVPELAHMVFELKKDR encoded by the coding sequence ATGCTAGAAGACCATAAACAGAAGGCAGATAAGGATATAACCTACATGATTATTACCGTAAGTGATACGAGAACGAAAGCTACGGATAAAAGTGGGCAATTGATTCATACGACTCTAGAAGAAGAAGGGTTTACCCTTGGAAAATTTGAAATCGTAGTGGATGAAAAGGAAGATATTCAACAAGCGATTAAAGATGGTGTAAACGATGCACATATGGATGCAATAATAATCAATGGAGGGACAGGTATTGCTAATCGAGATGTGACGATAGAATCTGTTCAACCGTTATTTGATAAAGAAATCCCTGGGTTTGGGGAGTTGTTTCGTTATTTAAGCTACAAGTATGACATTGGACCTGCTGCTATGCTGTCTCGAGCGACCGCAGGAACGATTCGTAGTACCGTCCTTTTTGCCATGCCTGGTTCTTCGAAAGCTGTTGAACTGGCGATGAAAAAATTAATTGTACCAGAATTGGCTCATATGGTATTTGAATTGAAGAAGGATAGATAA
- the zupT gene encoding zinc transporter ZupT has translation MGEGLLLAFGLTLMAGLATGVGSVLAFFTSSTNTKFLSLALGFSAGVMIYVSMIEIFVKAKDALVGDLGVELGNWLTVIGFFGGMLLIALIDKFIPKSGNPHEVKRVEEMKTEKVNDPNLLKMGTFTALAIAIHNFPEGIATFTSALQDPSLGIAIAVAIAIHNIPEGIAVSVPVYFATGDKKKAFKLSFLSGLSEPIGAIAAYLILMPFLNDIMFGLIFAAVAGIMVFISLDELLPAAKKYDEAHTSIYGLIAGMIVMALSLLLFI, from the coding sequence ATGGGAGAAGGGCTTTTATTGGCATTTGGTTTAACCCTTATGGCGGGTCTTGCTACCGGTGTCGGGAGTGTACTAGCATTTTTCACTTCATCGACAAATACGAAATTTTTATCGCTAGCACTAGGTTTTTCAGCGGGTGTTATGATTTACGTATCCATGATTGAAATCTTTGTGAAGGCGAAGGATGCTCTCGTCGGGGATTTAGGTGTTGAATTAGGAAATTGGTTAACTGTTATAGGCTTTTTTGGTGGTATGTTACTTATCGCCTTGATCGATAAATTCATTCCGAAATCAGGAAATCCTCACGAAGTGAAGAGAGTAGAGGAAATGAAAACGGAAAAGGTCAATGATCCCAATCTTTTAAAAATGGGAACATTTACAGCATTAGCCATTGCCATTCACAATTTTCCGGAAGGGATTGCAACCTTCACTTCCGCACTTCAGGATCCTAGCTTAGGCATTGCGATCGCTGTTGCCATCGCGATTCATAATATTCCAGAAGGGATTGCAGTTTCGGTTCCTGTTTATTTCGCTACAGGCGATAAAAAGAAAGCATTTAAGCTCTCTTTCTTATCAGGATTGTCAGAACCGATTGGTGCAATCGCAGCTTATTTGATTCTGATGCCGTTTTTAAATGATATTATGTTTGGGTTAATATTTGCTGCAGTGGCTGGCATCATGGTATTCATTTCATTAGATGAGTTGTTACCAGCGGCCAAAAAGTATGACGAAGCACATACATCCATTTATGGACTCATCGCTGGAATGATAGTGATGGCTTTAAGTCTTCTCTTGTTCATTTAA